Below is a window of Bordetella genomosp. 9 DNA.
GCACGCCGGCGCGCGTCGCCGAACAGCAGGTCAGCCTGACCATCGACGGCCAGGAAATCCGCGTGCCCGCCGGCACCTCGGTGATGCGCGCGGCCGCGGAAGCCGGCATCAACATCCCCAAGCTCTGCGCCACCGACAGCCTGGAAGCCTTCGGCTCCTGCCGCCTGTGCGTGGTGGAAATCGACGGCCGCCGCGGCTACCCGGCATCCTGCACGACGCCGGTGGAAGACGGCATGGTGGTGCGCACCGAAACGCCCAAGCTGCATGACCTGCGGCGCGGCGTGATGGAGCTGTACATCTCCGACCACCCTCTGGACTGCCTGACCTGTCCCGCCAACGGCGATTGCGAGCTGCAGGACATGGCCGGCGTGGTGGGCCTGCGCAACGTGCGCTACGGCTACCAGGGCGCCAATCACCTGAATGACGCCAAGGACGAATCGAATCCCTACTTCGCCTACGACCCGTCCAAGTGCATCGTCTGCAACCGCTGCGTGCGCGCCTGCGAGGAAACCCAGGGCACCTTCGCGCTGACGATTTCCGGCAAGGGCTTCGATTCGCGTGTCTCCGCCGGGCAGGACCAGCCCTTCCTGGACAGCGAATGCGTGTCCTGCGGCGCCTGCGTGCAGGCCTGCCCCACCGCCACGCTGCAGGAAAAGACGGTCATCATGATGGGCCAGGCCGAGCACTCGGTCGTCACCACCTGCGCCTACTGCGGCGTGGGCTGCGGCTTCAAGGCCGAGATGAAAGGCCAGGAAGTGGTGCGCATGGTGCCGTGGAAGGATGGCCAGGCCAACCGCGGGCACTCCTGCGTGAAGGGCCGGTTCGCCTGGGGCTATGCGACGCACAAGGAACGCGTCACCAAGCCCATGATCCGCAAGAACATCACCGACCCCTGGCGCGAAGTGTCGTGGGACGAGGCCATCGGCTACGCGACGTCGGAGTTCAAGCGCCTGCAGGCCGAGCATGGCCGCGATTCCATCGGCGGCATCACGTCCTCGCGCTGCACCAACGAGGAAACCTGGCTGGTGCAGAAGCTGGTGCGCGCCGGCTTCGGCACCAACAACGTCGACACCTGCGCCCGCGTGTGCCACTCGCCCACCGGCTATGGGCTGAAGCAGACCCTGGGCGAATCGGCGGGCACGCAGACCTTCGATTCGGTCATGCACTCCGACGTCGTCGTCGTGATGGGCGCCAACCCCAGCAGCGGCCATCCGGTGTTCGCCTCGCGGCTCAAGCGCCGGCTGCGCCAGGGCGCCCGCCTGATCGTCATCGATCCCCGCCGAATCGAACTGGTCAGCTCGCCGCACGTCAAGGCGGACTATCACCTGCAGGTGCGGCCCGGCACCAACGTCGCGCTGCTGTCGTCGCTGGCGCACGTGATCGCCACCGAAGGCCTGATCAACGAAGCCTTCGTCGCCGAACGCTGCGAAACCAAGGCCTTCCAGCAATGGCGCGAATTCGTCTCGCGGCCGGAAAACTCGCCGGAAGCCATGGAAGCCGTCACCGGCGTGCCGGCGGCCGCCGTGCGCGGCGCCGCCCGGCTGTACGCCACCGGCGGCAATGCCGCGATCTACTACGGCCTGGGCGTGACCGAACACAGCCAGGGCTCCACCACCGTGATGGGCATCGCCAACCTGGCCATGGCCACCGGCAACATCGGCCGCGAAGGCGTGGGCGTGAACCCGCTGCGCGGCCAGAACAATGTGCAGGGTTCGTGCGACATGGGATCCTTCCCGCACGAACTTCCGGGCTACCGCCATATCTCCGACGACGTGACGCGCGCGGAGTTCGAACGCGACTGGGGCGTGACGCTGCAGCCGGAACCCGGCCTGCGCATCCCCAATATGTTCGAGGCCGCGCTGGGCGGCAGCTTCAAGGGCCTGTACTGCCAGGGTGAGGACATCGTGCAGTCCGATCCCAATACGCAGCACGTGGCGGCCGCGCTGGCGGCGATGGAATGCATCGTGGTGCAGGACCTGTTCCTGAACGAAACGGCCAAGTACGCGCACGTCTTCCTGCCGGGCTCTTCCTTCCTGGAAAAGGACGGCACCTTCACCAACGCGGAACGGCGGATCTCGCGCGTGCGCAAGGTCATGGAGCCGCGCAACGGCATGGGCGACTGGGAAGTGACGATGGCCCTGTCCAACGCGATGGGCTATCCCATGAACTATCGCCATCCCAGCGAGATCATGGATGAGATCGCACGCCTGACGCCCACGTTCACCGGCGTCTCCTACGAAAAACTGGATCGCCTGGGCAGCGTGCAGTGGCCGTGCAACGACGAGGCCCCCGACGGCACGCCCATCATGCACATCGACGAATTCGTGCGCGGCAAGGGCAAGTTCATCATCACGCAGTACGTGCCCACCGAAGAGCGCAGCACGCGCAAGTTCCCGCTGCTGCTCACCACCGGCCGCATCCTGTCGCAATACAACGTGGGCGCGCAGACGCGCCGCACGCACAACGTCATGTGGCATGCGGAAGACGTGCTGGAAATGCATCCGCAGGATGCCGAGGACCGTGGCGTATCCGACGGCGACTGGGTGGGCGTGCAGAGCCGCTCGGGCGAAACGGTGCTGCGCGCCGTGCTGACCGATCGCGTACAGCCGGGCGTGGTATACACCACCTTCCATTTTCCGGAATCGGGCGCCAACGTGGTGACGACGGACAATTCCGACTGGGCGACCAACTGCCCGGAGTACAAGGTCACGGCCGTGCAGGTCATGCGCGTGTCCCAGCCTTCGGAATGGCAGCGCCAGTGGAGCCGTTTCAGCGATATCCAGCAGAAGCTGCTGGCCGATCGCGAAACGGCGCCCGTCGGCAAGTAGGCGCCGTCCGCCCATGCCGCACCCGGCCCCTGCATCAGCGATATGACACGAGAGACCCTGCCCGGCCGTGCCCGGGCCCATGCCGGCGCAGGCATGGCGGACGCGGCCAGCGAAACGGACATGGCCTGCACGGACGCCGGCCTGCCGCCCACATCGGCCCCGGCGCGCGTGCTGCGCGTGCGCGACGGCGTGGCTGCGGCCCGGCCGGACGACGACATCCTGGCGGAAGAAACGCCCATCGCGCTGGAATACAACGGCATCAGCCACGCCACCATGCTGGCCACGCCGGCCGACCTGGAAGACTTCGCGATCGGCTTCTCGCTGACCGAAGGCATCATCGACGATGCGCGCGACGTGCGCGACATCGAAGCGCGCGTCAGCGAAGACGGCGTCGTGTTGGAACTGACGATCGCCAGCGCCTGCGCGGCCCGGCTCAAGGAAAGGCGGCGTGCGTTGTCGGGCCGCACGGGCTGCGGCCTGTGCGGCGTGGAGACGCTGCCGGAAGTGCTGCGCGACATCCCGCCGGTGCCACCCGGCGCGCC
It encodes the following:
- the fdhF gene encoding formate dehydrogenase subunit alpha, giving the protein MLETVIKRDRDYGTPARVAEQQVSLTIDGQEIRVPAGTSVMRAAAEAGINIPKLCATDSLEAFGSCRLCVVEIDGRRGYPASCTTPVEDGMVVRTETPKLHDLRRGVMELYISDHPLDCLTCPANGDCELQDMAGVVGLRNVRYGYQGANHLNDAKDESNPYFAYDPSKCIVCNRCVRACEETQGTFALTISGKGFDSRVSAGQDQPFLDSECVSCGACVQACPTATLQEKTVIMMGQAEHSVVTTCAYCGVGCGFKAEMKGQEVVRMVPWKDGQANRGHSCVKGRFAWGYATHKERVTKPMIRKNITDPWREVSWDEAIGYATSEFKRLQAEHGRDSIGGITSSRCTNEETWLVQKLVRAGFGTNNVDTCARVCHSPTGYGLKQTLGESAGTQTFDSVMHSDVVVVMGANPSSGHPVFASRLKRRLRQGARLIVIDPRRIELVSSPHVKADYHLQVRPGTNVALLSSLAHVIATEGLINEAFVAERCETKAFQQWREFVSRPENSPEAMEAVTGVPAAAVRGAARLYATGGNAAIYYGLGVTEHSQGSTTVMGIANLAMATGNIGREGVGVNPLRGQNNVQGSCDMGSFPHELPGYRHISDDVTRAEFERDWGVTLQPEPGLRIPNMFEAALGGSFKGLYCQGEDIVQSDPNTQHVAAALAAMECIVVQDLFLNETAKYAHVFLPGSSFLEKDGTFTNAERRISRVRKVMEPRNGMGDWEVTMALSNAMGYPMNYRHPSEIMDEIARLTPTFTGVSYEKLDRLGSVQWPCNDEAPDGTPIMHIDEFVRGKGKFIITQYVPTEERSTRKFPLLLTTGRILSQYNVGAQTRRTHNVMWHAEDVLEMHPQDAEDRGVSDGDWVGVQSRSGETVLRAVLTDRVQPGVVYTTFHFPESGANVVTTDNSDWATNCPEYKVTAVQVMRVSQPSEWQRQWSRFSDIQQKLLADRETAPVGK